From Impatiens glandulifera chromosome 7, dImpGla2.1, whole genome shotgun sequence:
TTCATTAGGATGCCCGGAAATATTTCCTTACTACACTAAACTCAAGCACGAATCAGTTTGCAACTTCAGACCTTATAATTGCCCTTATGCTGGTTCTGATTGCTCTGTTACTGGAGACATACCTTATCTGGTTACACATTTAAGCCATGATCACAAGGTGGATATGCACACTGGATGCACATTCAATCATCGTTATGTTAAATCCAACCCCCGTCAAGTCGAGAATGCCACCTGGATGCTAACTGTAAGTAGCTACAAACCTATTTTTTGCTATCGAGATAAGATTATCACTTGTTTTATTGTGGGTCATGTTAATTTTGTATGGCATAAGAAATATTCATTGAAGAACCCTGCAGTAAACCTACAATAACATCATGTTGATCTCAAGTGTTTTCTAGATTCGAATACCTTGCCAGTTTTTGTCCAATCTACAATATTATCCAAATCATCAACAAATTACGTTAtactattatttttcattatatatttatacatctATTGTCTTTTCATCAaaacaaggttatttggaaTCAACCaattggttattcaaataagcCTAGAGCAAACAAggccaaagaaaaaaaaaacattgacaCTACCCTTCACCTGGCAACAGTCACAAAAGGAAATGACAAAGTAAAACCAACAATCAAGAAACGCACCTCATCATGTGAATAAGACTCTAGTAGAAGAACGGTTTTCATATGCACTAAGATTTGCATATGGATCCATCAAGTGTCATATCTTCTGATGAGATGATTCATTTGTGTGTAGTATGTTCACATTCCATTCCAAtatctttccttctttcttctatTTGAATTTTATCTTCCTttaaaccttgtttgatgtaggttatttggtattaattttaaataacccacTATCAAATCAACGATCTTTTCTCATCAATTACATCATCAACCAATATACCCTGTATATTTTTCTTAGCCCTAGCTAATGTCTTTTTACCCAATtaacctaatttataaattccaCATCAAAGAAAGGTTATTTGTAAATAACCACTtgcttatttaaataacccttgATCAAACATGTCTTAATGAAAAGCTTGACTCTTTGGTTGTGTAAACTGGTGTTTTTGATAGGTTTTCAATTGTTTTGGTCAATACTTCTGCCTACATTTCGAAGCATTCCAGCTTGGCATGGCTCCAGTATACATGGCATTTCTGCGGTTCATGGGAGACGAGTCAGAGGCTCGAAACTATAGTTACAGCCTTGAGGTTGGTGGGAATGGCAGGAAACTGGTATGGGAAGGGACCCCGAGGAGCACAAGAGACAGCCATAAGAAGGTGAGAGACAGCCATGACGGTCTCATCATACAACGAAACATGGCACTCTTCTTCTCTGGCGGGGATAGGAAAGAGCTCAAGCTTAGAGTTACAGGACGGATATGGAAAGAACAACACCACCACCATAATCCTTCCGATGCTGCTGCTGCTTCATCTGTTGTTTGTATACCTAATCTCTATACTTGATCAACAaatgtttgattgtttgtttgttgtttcATCGTAATCCTATCATATTATATCCTTACTTAATGTTGTTGTAAGCTTAATTTGAGAATGATAATGTTATTTTGCTGCGGAAAATGCGTGTTTGCTGTTGAGTTggggttattttcaaataaccttgaTTGATGTGGGTattgaaaattaagttattaaggtaaaatgaattttttgttGAAGTTTGCTTGAAATaatctacaaatatatattatgatgttttatttttataattaaatggtGTTTTAGATCATGATTTGAATGACTTGATTGATTGGATAATTTATGCCCATTTAGAAATCTCACAAATAACTTTCAAAGGCTATGATCCTGGTTTTAGAGAGCTGGGCAAAATGTGTTAAAAGGACCAACTCCcttgaaaaagaaataatatctCTATGGTAATTTCACAAACTATTTTACATAAATTCACTTTAAGTAGTCAGAGAGTTTCATGATGTTGGAGGAGGGTTAGTTCCAAAATGAcctacatttaaaatttattttcctaaaatattatattttgtttatttattctcAAAGTTGActgtacaaattattttttatttttttttatatgaactcCTATTGactcattattaaatatatcttaaatttaaaattttatatatttaaattattatttttataaatttgattatttacatttttaatatatttaatatttttatttaaattattattattatattataaaatttgattatatatttaaattattatttttataaatttaattatatatatatatatatacacatttaaattattattttttattcatttatataaaagagaaataacaatataatataaatcagAACCGTTAAAACataacaacaaaaacattttaaaatcaaaactttACAAAAACAAAGTAAAAACACTAACgaaattaatcattaaaaacaaaaatcaaaacataaGTCAAAATGTTCATatagtaatataataataaacatttacttaatcattttcataaatacttactaaataaaaattctatttaaaaaaaaaaaatattattatagtaaagtctaactttttttttttttattaaaaaggcATAGTCAagttgtaattattattattattattattatttttatgtattattaaattattgttatgattaaaatattttaaatttgttagtatttattaattatttatgaagatgataaaatgaatatttattattatataaaaaattaatttaaatgtaaatatatatatataatataaatatttaaatttataaaaataataatttaaatagtaatattaaaaaatatataatcaaatttataaaaaataataattaaaatataaataattaaattaaaatatatatataatataaattattaaatttataatatatttaataataagttataagtgttaaaattaaaataaataattaaataaatttgaataatacagtaagtcagttttaaaataaatgaaaaagagtATATTACTTGGAAAACGAATTTCAAATAAGGTCATTTAGAGGAGGTAACgatgatttacaaaataaacCAACCTTAATTTTATAAGGCTAAAACCATATTTGCTTAAACACACCAAACCCATTGATCAACTTGGGTTATGATATTGCAATTTAGGTTTGAACCAATTTGAAAACACAACCAAAATCATAAgagaattgaaatttattttaattattatgtttgttagagcattgaaattgtaattatcctaaagttcaaataaatgtattattatatttctccAGACATAATTgaaattctaatatttatttatttattttaaataaaatatcttattaatattttatttataattagattaatCATAGGTTACAAAATTAACTAATCAATcctgaaaatatttatttatgtaaaatccAGTTTCATTGGCAGTTGAATTGATCATATGAATTTGTGATGCATTATTGTGTCCATTTCAAAGTTTAAGTGACATTTTCATTGGATTTCGGTGTTATgccaaataaaaacatattcaaGAACAAAATACTCAGTATACATGCattatctttctttctttttttcgttttataaaagattaaaaaagaaaatgaaatctTACAAGTTCAAATATATCACACTTAATCCTTCAAACCCTCCTAAAAGAGGGATACAACATTCATCTACtgagaccatctccaacccacaaactcattttcaaacccaaaatacagtaaacgtcacatcaaacagtaattcatctacaacccaaaaactcatttcctGAGGCAATACACTTGAGATtattacaaaaacaatattattgtaTTCCTGAAGAACACCACAAAAcacaataaaatgtttattgtCTTTAATGAATTATGGGAAACAACTCAATctcaatatgttttttttttattttgcatgCTTTTCCCCAATACCTATATATCAATCAACCTCACATTTGAACATcaaaatcatattattagcaaaataacatcaaaatcattatagtaATGAAAATAAGAATCTGTCTTCAAATAATTCTCAACAAGTTAAAGACACATTAATTAGAGATAATATCATACAAAACATGTTTAACCTTTAGTGGAATCTGAAATTTCTCCAACAATATCCTCCTTTGTTGTCTCTGTCTCATCATCACTACTAGTTTTCTCAATATTCTCCTCCTCCTCGCCTTCCTTTTTCCCGAATAATTTTGAAGGTAATAACGAAGCAACCGCAGCTCTAGCACTAGCCTTGGCTTTCTCAGCTGCTTCTACCTCCATAGCTGCAGCTTCAGCCTTCTCTCTTTCAACCTCCTCTATCATCTTCCCTAAAGCATGCTCATCTTTACCACCTTCCTTCAATTCTCCTTCAATAAACGATCTCAGTTCATCGCTTATATCAACTCCTTCATCTCTCAGAATCCCTCCAACCATCTCAAGAACCTCATCCGACTTCCCAGCATTAAACATAGCCTTCATCAAGAACTCATAACTGCTGTCATCCATTTTCAACTTCCCAGCCATCAAATCGTAGAACGATTTGGCTTCATCTATTTTACCAACTTTAACCAACCCATCAATCAGCCTGTTGTAGACTGCTAAATTCGGCCTCAGCTTAGAATCAACCATAGTTCTGAAATACCCAGCAGCATCGTCAGGTCGATTCTCCTTAAAACAGGTATCCATCAGCAAAACGAAAGTAACCTCGTCTGGATTTACCCCCTTTTCGCTCATACCCTTGTACAGCTCCTCCGCCTCTACCAACATATTGTTGCCACAGAGATGTTCGATCAAGTTATTGTACGATAAAGTGTCAGGCCTGCATCGTTTGTCACCCATGTTAATGAAAACCTCGATTGCTTCCTTAAATCTTCTTTCTGAGCAGTAGCCATCCACCATTACATTGAAGCTACCTAGATTCACAGTTAGCCTCTTTGGTGGTTCATGCTCCCTGAGCATTTTATCAAACACGTTCAGTGCAATGTCGAACTTACCATTCTTGCAGAGCGCATCCAACACATTGTTGAATGCAACAGCGCTCATTTTGACATTGGAGGTTTCTCCAACAGCGGTTGAATAGCATTCCATAGCCTCGTCTTCCATATTCTTCATGAAATAGCCTTTCATCAAGCTGCCGTAAACAACTCCATCTGTAACGGAATCACCTAGTTTCTCCTTCAGTTCTTCATAAAGGGAGAAGATTGCATCCACATTCGAGTTTTTAGCCTGACCCGACATCAAATAGCTGTAAACAAGGGGATCAGAATCCAAACCCTTAGCTAACATCTCGTCTTTAAGATCCATTGCCCTTTCAACTTTATTGTTATCAACAAGACCCTTAATCAGTATTCTGTAAGTGGTCGGAGAAGGATTAAAAGGGGCATCATTGGTCATCTGCTTGTAATGTTCCATGGCTGTATCTGTTTTGCGGCAATCCATATAAGCACTCATCAAGAGATTGTAGGTAACAACATTGGCTGCAATTCCAGCCTGAGTAATGAACCGATGAAGCGAAAGCAAGTCGGCATATTTAGATTGTCGGAGCTGAGCAGCCATGACTGCATTACATGTGAATATGGTCGGCCGACAATTGGAGTAAACAGAATGGCGAGTATACAGTGCCGCCTCTTCAAGATCATTCTCACGGATCAGGGTTAGAATCTTGTTGTGAAGATCGAGGCGTTTCCCTGTGAGAACAGAGACGTTTTCTGGAATCTTGGGGGCATTAGGGTTTTGTTGAGGAGCACGAGGTTGTTGCTGAGGCTGGGGACGATTGGGACTCAGAGGTGGCTCGATGCGCAGACGGCGCTTACGACGACGACGCTCAGCGGCCGCTTCTTCTGGTGTGGCGAATGAAAGTAAACGGAGAGATACAAAAGAAGGAGGGAATCGACGGCGGAAGCATTGACAAGGCCTTGTGAAGGCTTTCAGATGAGTGAAGAGAGAGGATTTGCAGAGGGCCATTGCTAGAGAGCGGATAGTGAAGAAAGGGTTTGCAAGGGGTTTTAGGTTTACAATTCCAACATTCTAGAAACTATTATGCAATTTTCactaatgaaaattttatttgataataataataattatttatttaattttagatgaaattatcaattttaatggttttattattatacattttttattttaaaataatttaaccaacaaaattataaaatttatatataggtTAATTGTTCGGGATTAAAATAGACAATTAAATTGGGAACGATGTTGTATTCGTCgtgtttcaatttaattaaacttcgaatattttaaaataaatcttaaatggtataaatagactatataatgtttgtagacactcatactttactcataatttataattttaaattaattttgagtcaacgaaattatttttttttaattatatactaactcattgcatatacattatttatgttaacGTGATTCAAGATCCGTCTATTTGAGGCTGCTAAGATAATTAAGAATCTTATAGTCGCACTCTTAGCTACTAGTGCAAAACAATGATGAAAATCGATACCATCATTTTTATTACAACTTTTTGCATCTATACGAGCTTTGCATTTGTTTAAAGTATTATCAGAATTAAGTTTGCATATATAGACCCATTTGTAACCAATAACTTTCATGTCTTTTGgtaatttagttatttctcaTGTTTATTTCAATTCAAGTGCATTTAGTTCATCTTTTTATTCACTTTGAATCTTGAGAAACTTGTTTATAATCAAGTGGAGTTAGTGGTGAATTTAGAGTCAGATTTCAATGGGTGCTTTAAAATTTATCAAGTATAATTTCTTTTTACTATGCAACacttatatcaaaaata
This genomic window contains:
- the LOC124944766 gene encoding pentatricopeptide repeat-containing protein At3g49240, mitochondrial, translated to MALCKSSLFTHLKAFTRPCQCFRRRFPPSFVSLRLLSFATPEEAAAERRRRKRRLRIEPPLSPNRPQPQQQPRAPQQNPNAPKIPENVSVLTGKRLDLHNKILTLIRENDLEEAALYTRHSVYSNCRPTIFTCNAVMAAQLRQSKYADLLSLHRFITQAGIAANVVTYNLLMSAYMDCRKTDTAMEHYKQMTNDAPFNPSPTTYRILIKGLVDNNKVERAMDLKDEMLAKGLDSDPLVYSYLMSGQAKNSNVDAIFSLYEELKEKLGDSVTDGVVYGSLMKGYFMKNMEDEAMECYSTAVGETSNVKMSAVAFNNVLDALCKNGKFDIALNVFDKMLREHEPPKRLTVNLGSFNVMVDGYCSERRFKEAIEVFINMGDKRCRPDTLSYNNLIEHLCGNNMLVEAEELYKGMSEKGVNPDEVTFVLLMDTCFKENRPDDAAGYFRTMVDSKLRPNLAVYNRLIDGLVKVGKIDEAKSFYDLMAGKLKMDDSSYEFLMKAMFNAGKSDEVLEMVGGILRDEGVDISDELRSFIEGELKEGGKDEHALGKMIEEVEREKAEAAAMEVEAAEKAKASARAAVASLLPSKLFGKKEGEEEENIEKTSSDDETETTKEDIVGEISDSTKG
- the LOC124910317 gene encoding E3 ubiquitin-protein ligase SINAT5-like, yielding MEVEESIECESYAMEDEEIPSHHPPSLHVSQFSTKPRNNVAAPATSVHELLECPVCTSSMYPPIHQCHNGHTLCSTCKTRVHNRCPTCRQELGDIRCLALEKVAEALELPCRYCSLGCPEIFPYYTKLKHESVCNFRPYNCPYAGSDCSVTGDIPYLVTHLSHDHKVDMHTGCTFNHRYVKSNPRQVENATWMLTVFNCFGQYFCLHFEAFQLGMAPVYMAFLRFMGDESEARNYSYSLEVGGNGRKLVWEGTPRSTRDSHKKVRDSHDGLIIQRNMALFFSGGDRKELKLRVTGRIWKEQHHHHNPSDAAAASSVVCIPNLYT